In the Leptotrichia sp. oral taxon 212 genome, one interval contains:
- the rlmB gene encoding 23S rRNA (guanosine(2251)-2'-O)-methyltransferase RlmB — MEKIIGINPVLEILRSDKNIEKIEVYKGIKKDTIKEILNLASKRNIKIFYTDRRIENSQGVTALVSEFDYYMDLSDFLGKVLAKDKSIVVILDQIQDPRNFGAIIRSAECFGADGIVIQDRNNVKVTETVVKSSTGAIEHVDIVKVTNISDTIDRFKKYGYRVYGAEADGENFYYEEDYPDKVCLVLGSEGNGMRKKVKDHCDKIVKIHLKGHINSLNVSVAGGIILAEMAK, encoded by the coding sequence ATGGAAAAAATTATAGGAATAAATCCGGTTCTTGAGATTCTCAGATCGGATAAGAATATAGAAAAAATAGAAGTATATAAAGGAATAAAGAAAGATACAATAAAAGAAATATTAAATCTGGCAAGTAAAAGAAACATAAAAATATTTTATACAGACAGAAGAATTGAAAACTCCCAGGGAGTTACAGCTCTGGTGTCAGAATTTGATTATTATATGGATTTGTCTGATTTTTTAGGAAAAGTACTGGCAAAGGACAAATCGATAGTAGTAATTTTGGATCAGATACAGGATCCAAGAAATTTTGGAGCAATAATAAGAAGTGCTGAATGTTTTGGAGCTGATGGAATCGTAATTCAGGACAGGAACAATGTAAAGGTTACAGAAACTGTTGTAAAGTCATCTACTGGAGCAATAGAGCATGTTGACATTGTAAAAGTTACGAATATTTCAGATACAATTGACAGATTTAAAAAGTATGGATATAGAGTCTACGGAGCGGAAGCTGACGGAGAAAATTTCTATTATGAGGAGGACTATCCTGACAAAGTCTGCCTTGTTCTTGGAAGTGAAGGAAACGGAATGAGAAAGAAAGTTAAGGACCACTGTGACAAAATAGTAAAGATACACCTTAAAGGTCATATAAATTCCCTGAATGTATCAGTTGCAGGTGGAATAATACTGGCTGAAATGGCGAAGTAG
- a CDS encoding gamma carbonic anhydrase family protein, giving the protein MIYQLGDRKPKISGEVFVAESADVIGDVELHDGVNVWFGAVIRGDVEKITIGKNSNIQDNATVHTDFGLTCTVGENVTVGHNVILHSCEIGNNVIIGMGSTILNGAKIASDCMVGANSLVTHKIPYEEGVLILGSPAKVVRKLTEEEKAHLKKNGQHYVENGKLYTKKLKKI; this is encoded by the coding sequence ATGATTTATCAGCTTGGAGATAGAAAGCCTAAAATTTCAGGTGAAGTTTTTGTTGCAGAAAGTGCAGATGTCATAGGTGATGTGGAGCTTCATGATGGTGTAAATGTGTGGTTTGGCGCAGTCATAAGGGGAGATGTGGAAAAAATAACAATAGGAAAAAATAGCAACATTCAGGATAATGCTACCGTACACACAGATTTTGGACTTACATGTACAGTCGGAGAAAATGTGACAGTAGGGCATAATGTTATACTTCACAGCTGTGAAATAGGTAATAATGTTATTATTGGAATGGGCAGCACAATCTTAAATGGAGCTAAAATAGCCTCCGACTGCATGGTGGGAGCAAATTCCCTTGTAACCCATAAAATTCCTTATGAAGAAGGTGTCCTGATTTTAGGAAGTCCGGCTAAAGTTGTAAGAAAGCTGACTGAGGAAGAAAAAGCCCATTTAAAGAAAAATGGACAGCATTATGTAGAAAATGGAAAATTATATACAAAAAAACTGAAAAAAATATAA